One genomic window of Legionella jordanis includes the following:
- a CDS encoding BON domain-containing protein encodes MLRIFKNIVILVLISGIVACAAGPTSESTGQYLDSSAVTAKVKAELIDKLGAKGFAIKVNTFKGVVQLSGFVNNALTRQRAAAIASRVEGVKRIRNDLIIK; translated from the coding sequence ATGCTAAGGATATTTAAAAACATAGTCATTCTCGTTTTGATTTCAGGAATCGTTGCTTGTGCGGCTGGACCAACTAGTGAAAGTACTGGCCAATACCTCGATAGCTCCGCGGTAACTGCCAAAGTGAAGGCGGAATTAATCGACAAATTGGGCGCCAAAGGATTTGCCATTAAGGTTAATACCTTCAAAGGGGTAGTGCAGTTAAGTGGTTTTGTGAACAATGCTCTGACCCGGCAAAGGGCGGCAGCTATTGCAAGTCGTGTAGAAGGGGTAAAACGCATTCGAAATGACCTTATTATCAAGTAA